From one Electrophorus electricus isolate fEleEle1 chromosome 20, fEleEle1.pri, whole genome shotgun sequence genomic stretch:
- the marchf9 gene encoding LOW QUALITY PROTEIN: E3 ubiquitin-protein ligase MARCHF9 (The sequence of the model RefSeq protein was modified relative to this genomic sequence to represent the inferred CDS: inserted 1 base in 1 codon; substituted 2 bases at 2 genomic stop codons), giving the protein MPYHIFSDRQSLXLIEKIQITAIILGSLFLIASISWLVWSSLSPSAKWQRQDLLFQICYGMYDFMDIVCIGNLIIHEDSSVYXKYXQAVNQQWKVLNYDKSKDLGASTTSSSKEGDQGLRSLPHTSGLNVRAGHTEQPIRTLLNQHCRYTLLHILRPSEHRLGTATNHNVMMNITTV; this is encoded by the exons ATGCCTTACCATATTTTCAGTGACAGACAATCTCTCTGACTGATTGAGAAGATCCAGATTACAGCCATTATCCTGGGTTCCCTTTTCCTCATTGCCAGTATTTCCTGGCTGGTGTGGTCCTCCCTCAGCCCCTCAGCCAAATGGCAACGGCAGGATCTGCTTTTCCAAATATGCTATGGCATGTATGACTTCATGGACATTGTTTGCATAGGTAA CCTTATAATCCATGAGGATTCATCTGTGT TGAAGTACTAGCAAGCAGTGAACCAGCAGTGGAAAGTATTGAATTATGACAAGTCTAAAGACTTAGGGGCTTCAACCACCTCCAGCAGTAAAGAAGGGGATCAAGGGTTAAGGAGTTTGCCACACACTTCAGGCCTAAACGTCCGTGCAGGTCACACTGAGCAGCCCATTAGAACTTTACTCAACCAGCACTGTAGATACACTCTATTGCATATTCTACGGCCTAGTGAGCACCGCCTTGGAACAGCTACAAACCATAATGTCATGATGAACATTACTACTGTTTGA